The genome window GTGGGTGCCCCCGCGGATATTTGGGTGTTTCCATGTAAGCGATGTCGCCTATGGCAAAAATGTTTTCCGTTCCTTCTACCTTATTTATTCTGTCCACTTTGATACGATTTCCGGGAGCGGCACATGTTGCCGGTAAGCCTTCCATATAATTACCTGTAACACCGGCTGCCCAGATGACAGTTTTGGTGTTTATTTTTTCTCCATTACTCAGAATAAGTGTTTGTCCGTCATATCCTGTAACAAATCTTTCTGTCAGCAGATTTACTCCCATCCTGTTCAGATATTTTCGGGAAGCTGCTTTTGCATGATCACTCATGTTGTTCAGGGTGTTTTTGCTCCCTTCAACCAGATAAATTTCAAAGTTTGAAAAATTAATTTTAGGATAATCTTTGGGTAAAACATTCTTTTTGATTTCTGCAAATGCACCAGCCAGTTCAACACCGGTAGCTCCTGCCCCCACAATAACCAGATTTTGATAAGCCTCCCTTTCTTCTTCATTTAACGACAATATTTTTTCAAAGACTTTCAGAATATGGTTCCGGATGGAAATAGCATCGTAGGTGGATTTCAGCGTCAGGGCATGTTTACAGATTTCAGGATGGCCAAAAAAGTTTGTTCTACATCCCGTTGCGATGACCAGATAATCGTAATTGAAATTTCCGATAGTTGTTGTGATTTGATTTTTTTCAGGTAAGATTCTCTGAACTTCAGCCAACCTGATCTGAATATGTTTTTTATGTCTGAAGATATGTCTGAATGGAAAAGAAATATTTGCCGGTTCGATCTGCGAAGTGGCTACCTGATAAAACA of Sphingobacteriales bacterium contains these proteins:
- a CDS encoding NAD(P)/FAD-dependent oxidoreductase encodes the protein MTDRKKVVVIGGGFAGLQLVRKLDEKLFDILLIDKLNHHQFQPLFYQVATSQIEPANISFPFRHIFRHKKHIQIRLAEVQRILPEKNQITTTIGNFNYDYLVIATGCRTNFFGHPEICKHALTLKSTYDAISIRNHILKVFEKILSLNEEEREAYQNLVIVGAGATGVELAGAFAEIKKNVLPKDYPKINFSNFEIYLVEGSKNTLNNMSDHAKAASRKYLNRMGVNLLTERFVTGYDGQTLILSNGEKINTKTVIWAAGVTGNYMEGLPATCAAPGNRIKVDRINKVEGTENIFAIGDIAYMETPKYPRGHPQVANVAINQGKNLAKNLSRMMRGKKTTEYEYHDLGSMATIGEKKAVVDLPFLRFKGFLAWIIWMFLHLMLILSVRNKLIIFINWAWAYITKDSSLRLILTENKNPCHE